The sequence below is a genomic window from Ipomoea triloba cultivar NCNSP0323 chromosome 10, ASM357664v1.
TCACCAATAATTAATGCATCACTTGTTAGTTAACACTTAACAGCGAGTGACTGAGCGACGATAGATGACTGAAGATATTAATAAAAGATTCCAAAGGCAGAAGAAGCTTTAATTTGTGCTGGAAACTGATAGTAAAGGGGAAGTGGCCGCAAATCAAATCCAGAAAATTCTTGTCGGCGTGATGGGTTTCACCATGGGTCTGAACATGCTTCTCTTGATGGCTATGGTGGCCACAAACATCCTCTCTCTCTACCACCTCTCCTCCAACATCCAGTCCATATCCCCCGCCGCCAATGTCGCCGCCGTCCCCGACCACCTCATCCGCCAGCTCCAAACCATACGCGCCACCATCAACCACCTCACCAGCCTCCAATCGCCGGCTCCTCCGTCTTCCAGGAAACCTTCCGTTTCTATCCCTTCCGATCTTCTTCTCTACGCTCATATGTCTCCCATTGCTTCTGCTTGTAAGGATTACCCGGATTTGCTCCATCAGTACATGAATTACACTCCCTTTGCTCTCTGCCCTGCGGATTCGGCGATTGCCGATTCCCTGATTCTCCGCGGCTGCCACCCGCTTCCGCGGCGGCGGTGCTTCTCCCGGACCGCCACCGCCGCGCCGACCTCGCTCCCAAAGAATCCGTTTTCCAGTCTGCCGGAAAACGCGGTGATTTGGAAGAATTACAACTGCAAGAGCTTCAGTTGCCTGGCCAAGTCCAACCCTGGAATGGGGTTTGATATGAAAATTGAGCAATCCAGATTCTTCTCATCCAAATCGGATCTAGATCTGCCAATTCCACAGCTACTGCAAATTGCGAAATCGGCCAAGAGTGTGATTAGGTTAGGGCTGGACATAGGTGGTGGGACAGGCACCTTCGCGGCACAAATGAAACTGCAAAATATGACAGTAGTGACCACCACCATGAACCTCGGGGCGCCCTACAACGAGGCCGTGGCACTGAGGGGGTTGGTGCCACTACATGTGCCATTGCAGCAGAGGCTGCCAGTGTTTGATGGAGTGATGGATCTTGTGAGGTGTGGGCATGCTGTGAATAGGTGGATTCCTGCAACTATGATGGAGTTCTTGTTCTTTGATGTGGATAGAGTGCTGAGAGGTGGTGGGTACTTTTGGCTGGACCATTTCTTCAGCAAAAAAGTGGATCTGGAAAAGGTGTTTCAGCCATTGATTTGGAAGCTGGGGTACAAGAAGGTGAAGTGGGCTGTGGCAGACAAGACTGATACTGCTGGGGTGAAGAATCAGGAGGTTTATTTGACAGCCCTTCTGCAGAAGCCTGTATCCAGATGAGACCTCAGAGGAGGTAATCTTGTTTCCTAGAAGTGATATTTTGAGGTTCTTATTACTATGTTTCCTTATTTATACAACAGTTGATCAAAACTAAGAATTGAACAGTAAACAAGAGCAGAGCAGAGGATTAAGAATGTCTGGTTCTTGATGTTGATGTCCATAGACTTGTAGATTAACTAGTCCAGAGACTTTCTATCCCTCAATGGCCTGTCAATTTTGTTTGCATTATCTTCTGATAGCTGCAGGTTATCTACCTTCACCAGTAGAAGTTGCATAAACAATAATATACCTTACCATATAAAGAACCAGACATGTTTGTTCAGTTGTTCTATAGCAAtagcttcttctttttcttctaatCTGGTCAACTATCTTGTCTCCCTATATGGTAAGTGGTACATTCCCAGTGGGAAGACATTCTATATACATGTACTCCATACTAAGTTATACCTTGACAACTGCATGTGTTATATATGTCAACCCCATAAAGTCAAGATGGCTAAGATTAACTGTGCATATGTGATAAACGACGATGATGATGGGCATAAAACCATCTATTTAAATACTACAAAATCGGGGAATGACTAAGATATAAGAACAGTGTTTATTACATATCTGATAACATCTTCACTAGCTGTTAAAGCTGAATCAATGTTTTGAGGCATACTAAACTAAAGTTCTTATTGGCTGTTTTGCAGGTTATATCACTAGATCTTTTGGGTTCTTGAATGACAAACGCTCTCAGCAAATGTTTATATCCAATCTACAATGCCAAGCCTTTTCCCTTCAAAATCTGAAAAATGCAAATTACTTGGCATTGGAGCTTGGAAATTTTGCAGTTGCAGTTGACAGAAAGGCATCAGATTGGGAAATGGTGGTGGAGACTGGAGATTACAATGATATTATTGGATTGAATAGGCATCCATTTTATTTGTTCTTTCTTTTGAAGGTTTTAGTGAGAGGAGGGGTGTTAGATGTTCTTTACATGAACTTGTACTATTATGCCACTTCAACCTCAAATCTATATGTATTgaacttctaagttctaacaaTGGCTTGAGCCTACTAACTACAGAAGCAATATGCATGAGAAACCAGAAAACTCAGACTTTCAGAGTGAAACATGGAATAAATGCATCATGTTATCAAAATTGCAGTGTGATTACAGAACAAGCTTTATGTTAAAACCACCTACAAACTTTACCTTAAAACCAGAAAAGAAACAAGATTTAAGGTTTAACTGACAGACTTAAGATTCACATCCACATATGTTGCTTTATAATGGAAGAAACTTATTCATTGGTTTCAAACCTCAATTGGAAGACTAAGAGCTGGGTACTGTAGGTTTAGCAACTTCCCTCCTCAGAAGCTCTTTAACATTGAGCCTATCAATCTTGACAGCAAGtatgaaatcattttctgtAAGTCCACCTGCAAGAATTCAGATCATACCATAAATATACTATGCATGCACTCCAGAAAACCAGTTTGGGAAAATGACAACATGCTGTTTATTTTTGGGACAGAATAGGAGTATTCAGTACAGACGTAAATATATCCGAAGATGCTAGTCAATGAGAAGTTTAAATAATCAAAACTGCTGATCTGAGTAAATCCTTACCCACGGCATGTGTCCATATATCAATTTTCACATTGTTCCATCCGACAAGATGGAGATCTGGATGATGACCTGCATCCCAGAACAAGAAATCACATTTACTATGGAGGTTAAGTTAAAGTCATCTTCTAGCAAAAGCAATCTATTTGTGGAAGTTTTCACTGAAAGAGAAAGAAGGTAAGTGGTAAAGAGGAAAACAAATTTGTCTTTCAGTTTGTAACTCAATTGGTATAAACTACACAATGCAGATAGCATTTATGGTAACATTCAAAAATCACTGATTAATGATAAAAACAGAGGCAATTTATAAGTACAACAAGTGCCAGAAGCAAAACTGCTGATAACATTATGGAAGTAATCCTTCATTAGAAGTTATGGTTCCAGATCAAGATTTAAAGTCTTCGAAGATATGCATATCTAGAAGCCTTTAAATAGATTAAATCCTCATGAACTAAGGTGAAATTGAACAAGGGTTTGCTACAAGAGAACTAGCTTCCCATTAGACCTCGTCAAAATTATACTTCAAAGCCATCACATGTATAGGCAGCAGATATGTTTGACAACAATTGAAAGTATTCACAGAAGCAGATTACAAAGCATCAAATGGAAGAACACACATATATGAATGGATAAAGACATAAATCCCCAAGTGAAGATATCTGAAGACTCTACACAATTAAATCGTAGGTAGATTATGAGACACCTTCTGTCTCTGCAAGACATCCAACCAGTTCAAAGAAGTTGAGTCCTTTAATGAAAGTTTTGACTTTCCAAGACCTGTGCAACTTCAGTATTCCACCATCATTGACCAAACTCCATTCAGGTACCTAAACATGGAAATGAGTAAAATTATGTAACAAGGAAGATTGTGTAGAGAGTATATGCCTCGGAAGGAAGAGAATAGGAGAGTGGGTAAGAAGAAAGGTGGAACAGCTTCTGGCATGCAAACTGAAGGGTGGTTAACAAAACTCAATTGACTATGACGATAGAAAAAGGTAAAAGGCAGATTAGGGTTTCACGAATGAGTCACCATAAGGTATCAAGTGTTATGAGTTTTCCAGTTTGGGGGCCTTGTCATGGAACTTGAGATGTTTGTCAAGTTTGTAGTTTTAAGCTCTACAATTTAGTAGCAGAAAACAGAGAGTAGGCATAAGACAGTAATGGGCAGAAAAACCTGTGACATCAATGTATTTGCAGCTTCTTCAGTCATAGGCCTCAAGTCCTTTGTGTTGCATGGCACACATTTCTTGATTGACAAATCTGacatatcaaccaaacaattgaAAAACCACCCTTTTAGTACCCTATTCTACAGCCAACCacttaaaaaaaggaaaaattagaaaaaaaaacaaacacaaattaaaggaaagaatcaaagagaaaacaaaaacatgATTCCAAAGTGAGAAGGATCATGCAAACCCAGAAAAATGTAGGGATATAACTAACCAAAAAATAATGGTATGCCCTTAAGAATAAGAAAATCAGAAGATTATTATGCAGGTTTGGCTGCTAATTTTTAACTTCTAAGTTAAGAAATCTTTCGAGCACCAAACAACTAAGACCCTGAAGAGTAAAAATTACTCTGAAGCAGGAGGATAAAGAGAGGAGTggcatttattattttttgttacacCTAACCAAAAAAGAATTTCTCCCTACAACACCTCCCCAATGAAAACCCCTTTCTCCCACTGCCTGAAAGCACAATGAACACCCCCTCCCACACAAAatagagaggaaaaagaaagaataaaaatggCTTTGCTTTCTGGAAGGGAAACATGGCAGAAGCAACCTTTCATGGGATTAAACTTTTGTTGCACTTGACCACGCATTTAATTTGAGTCCCCAATGAATCAAAAAATGACACTCAAAAAGTTTCTActccaaaaaagaagaagaggaaatcaCACTTAACAAGAATGTCTAAACATGCTAGTTAATGCAATGACGCACCTTCAGTGGTACAAAAAGCCCTAATTCCATTATAGATGTTTCTATTTGATGTCACTCCAACATGAACCTGGAGTATGCCAGCTAGAGAAATACTTGAGCTGTAGGTGAATGCAAAACATAGAAATgatacaattatttttaaatgcaGAAGAGAAGTAGATTCCAGCATTCCTGTAATCTGATTGTGATAGAAATTATGTACAAGAAACAcataattgtattacaaatttaaaattacatgtaaaattataaattacacacaTCCTATCTCGAACACCTTATACAATACTCAGGAGACAATTACActgcatacatacacatatcCCTAACTACAGACTAAACATAAACTTTAACCTTTAACTAAAATTGTCCTGTCAAAGAAGAAATGATAATtccagaaagaaaaaaaaaaaaaaaaaaaaaaaaaaaaaaaaaaaaaaaaaaaaaaaaaaaaaaaaaaaaaaaaaaaaaaaaaaaaaaaaaaaaaaaaaaaaaaaacacttaaaagAATGTCTAAACATGCTAGTTTAATGCAATGACGCACCTTCAGTGGTACAAAAAGCCCTAATCCATTATAGATGTTTCTATTTGATGTCACTCCAACATGAACTGAGTATGCCAGCTAGAGAAATACTTGAGCTGTAGGTGAATGCAAAACATAGAAATgatacaattatttttaaatgcaGAAGAGAAGTAGATTCCAGCATTCCTGTAATCTGATTGTGATAGAAATTATGTACAAGAAAAcataattgtattacaaattttaaaattacatgtaaaattataaattacacacaTCCTATCTCGAACACCTTATACAATACTCAGGAGACAATTACCActgcatacatacacatatcCTAACTACAGACTAACATAAACTTTAACCTTTAACTAAAATTGTCCTGTCAAAGAAGAAATGATAATtccgaaagaaaaaaaaaaaaaaaaaagaagaagaagaagaagaagaagaaaattaccGTCCATGAGGTTTGCTGAAGCCATGAGAAGATGCTTTCAGTGGAACCTGCGAAAATTCAACAGAACTCTAGTCCAACACAGccaaatatatacacacacatacgcATACatatacagagagagagagttacTTGAGTGTTTGAGAGAGAGGATAGACGAGAATGAAGAATTCGAATCATCGACATCGGCCACGAAGGCTGTGGAAAAGTTGGTTACGTTtcaggaaagaaaaaaaaggcgCCGGAAAAATGACGGCGATTGTGGTGGACCGGTGACGGTGCAGCTTCGGCCCAATATATAATTGGGCCTAGATCTGGCCCATCTATATAATGttgatttaaattataattataattataattataataataataattacaccATACTTTTACAggtactctctctctcttcccccaaactctctctctctctatcagTTGTCCGGAGGTGCGGAGATCTTTCCGTCGAGTCTCACTCGCTTCCTCACAATGGTcagctttctctctctctatctctctataCGTTTGTATGTATGCTGTAGGtaatataatgaattttaaggttcatttacatatatttataaatataaatatattgcgAAATTCGTACAGTTTGATTTTGATAATTACTATACACATTTTCAGAATTTCGCGGAATTATTGGAATTCCTTTTGATTTACTTGATATCCTTCATGAAAATTATCAAAAATTGGAAATGAAAAAGTATCATTGATATTTTTATCAGATCCAAAACCCTGCTGTTGAAAATGCCGGAaggtaaaatagaaaaaaacagTTATAACTGATAAAGGATATGTGAAAATGGAAAAGTTGGAAAACAGTTGTGCTGGATGAATTAATGACTTGGGAGAACGCATTCCTGTGTGTAGGACTATTGCCCTTCGGTTAAGAATGTTTTACTTCTGGATTCGGAAGGAAAGCGAGTTGCTGTCAAGTACTATACAGACGACTGGCCTACGAATGCAGCAAAGGAAGCTTATGAGAAGGCCATATTTGCCAAGACTCAGAAGACTAATGCGAGGACAGAAGGTTAGGTCGTGCTTTCTCTGTACATTTGAGGCTTTTTGGATTTGGCTTTGTTCAGTGAACTTTAGTGGTTTTGCCATTATGAATCTTCTCGTCTTTCATGCTTGTTGATGCTATTTTAGACGGTTTTAAGTGGTCTTTGGGACTTTTGTTTTGTAACCAATTAAAGAGTTTCTAGTATGAAACTCTTCAGTAGTTTTCAGGCGTATCACATTGAAAATAAGAACTTGTTGCACTTAATATGGTGAAGAATTCTTTATTGGACCTTAGGTTTATGGTATACAACTTAGACAGTCTTGAAGGGGTTTTTACCTaaaactcaaacttttttaTGCATATGAGCCCACAATCATGAACAATGGCTAGATTTTGAGGGGATTTAACTGCTTTATTATACTCTATACCTCATCTCCTATATTATATGGCTCTTCCCCAAGGGTGAGATGGAAACGGGGATTCTGCTTTGCTCGGTTGAATCTAACTCCTTAACTTTGTCTGCAGCGGAAATAACGATGTTTGAGAATAACATTGTTGTTTACAAGTTTGTCCAAGATCTTCATTTCTTTGTTACGGGAAGTGAAGAAGAAAACGAGCTTATTCTAGCCACAGTGCTCCAAGGGTTCTTTGATGCAGTTGGTATTCTACTTAGGTAAGTCGCAAGAGCAAGCTTAACCATCTTATACTGGGTTTTTAAAAGCAATTATGAACTCATTATTGCAAATGCTCTCTCAGGGGAATGGTAGAAAAGAGCGAGGCACTTGATAATTTGGATCTTATTCTTCTGTGTCTGGATGAAATAGTTGATGGCGGGTAAGATTATTTTACCCCATCTTACCCCAAAACACGGATGTGTGTAGATAAACTATATCTGGATTTTTAGGCATATTAAAAGCTTATAAAGACTGAGTTGGTTAAAAACTTAACAAAGTTCTACGTGTTTGTGTAAATGTTATGCAGAATTGTTCTTGAGACAGATGCAAATGTTATTGCTGGTAAAGTTGCCAGTAATAGCTTGGATGCTGCAGCACCTTTGACCGAGCAGGTAATTTTTGGCTCTCTGTTTATCCTCACTCCTTCAAGATGCTTTTTAAGCCTCCTATTATATCACCAAACAATATCTTGTGAACTTAACCATATCTCTTTGATTCATTCTTTTCTACAGACCATTAGTCAGGCATTTGCTACTGCTCGTGAACATCTTACCAGATCTCTTCTGAAATGATATGTTGTTGAAACAACCATAATAGAGAATGAACGAAGGATCACATATATAGTAAATGCTGATACGTGGTGCTCATCTATTTCATGTGAGGATAGCAACAtgtattgtgaatatatattaatccTTTGTCCAATTTACCTATAACCTATGGATTTTTGCACCCATCATTGGGGATTTTTATGACATTAAGTTTACTGTATTATGTAGATGACCAAACTCCCTTTGGTATATGTATGCTGCATTTTGGGTAAAATTGTTTGTTTCATTGCATTGTTTATATGCTTTGTTCATCTTTCCCTACCTTTAGCTGTAGGAGGGGAcattctctcatatattatcccAATTCCAAAATCAGTCATTCAAATAACTACACAAACAAAAGGGAGAAGTACAAGTTTGGTTAGTTACTTAGAGTGTAATTGAATCGAGCTGAGCTGATTAGCCAATGCTCGAGGCTTAATTTGAGGTCTAAATTTTTGTCATTAAATGTGTTTAATACTCCGAAATAATTTTGTttacacaaattatattaatatttaataagcattttacaattaaatattattacaaaaatcaaaattgcaTCTTGATTCTgaccattttatatatataatacggagtattagctACATTAATGATGTATGTATAAAAACACTTGATTGAGCACGTTGGCAACTTAAACTGAGTACTAAGATGCTCAAATTTGGTTAGATTCTCGAACTCAATTCGAGAAACCGAATCGAGTTCAAATATTCATCGAATCAAATGCTCATGAATAGCTTGACTCACTTACCCCATAAGCTAAGTGATGAGAACAAAATCTGCTCTTTCTGCAAACCTATCACCAGCTGTTGGGGGCAAGTTATGTCGAGAAAGAGGTTGACGAACCTGAGCATGAGTTTCAGCTTCGTGTTGAAACATCTTCACTAGCTCTTGCAATTCCAACTTCCTGACTTCAACCTGCTCTTCCCTGAAGGGCTTTCTCAACCCCAGATATATCGACCCGACAATAATCAGCAAAATGCCGAGAAAAACAAGGATTCCTGTAAATAGACCGAATGCATATGGCGTATTCTCAGCGCCCGGGATTCCATCCACATTGATTCCAAAAAGCCCTGTTATGATTGTTAGAACAAGGCCACATCCACCGAACACTGCCAAATTATGGGTAACTGTAAGGCTTCTATCCTGGCAAATAGCACAAGTTAGACGCACCACGCATTAGAAGTAAATCATTGATATTTATAGTTCTATTGGATATATCATAACAGAGAACATCATTAGGCGTATGAAAACAAGAAGTCCCCTCCTACACAAGCACAATTGCACAAACATGTATTATTCATTTACTAAAAAGCACATCTGCGGTCTGCCTAGTGCTCACACAAAACAATCCTTTCTCCCCCCTTAGCAtatcacaaaaaaaatcatcaatatgACAGAGTGGAACAAATTCAAAAAGTGGATGCCTACCACAATTTAGtgactataaatctataatagaagattaagggaatgtgcCTTGTAATTTGGATATGCATGATAATGCCAACCAAACATGGAAATATGGACATATATTGTGTTGAACTGTAGTGTTAATGTGTTATCATCCCAAACAATATAGAAATATACTCGTATGCACTTGCATTTGTAAACGAACCTGCAACCATGCACGAACATTGCTCTGCATGACATCCTGAATAGTAAATAAGCGCCCGCGGACTGCTTCTTGCTCCTCGATCATCTCCCTTGTACTCTTTTTTATTCCTTCCAGCAGACTTCTTGTTGCACTCCCCCTCAAATGTTGGAGAAGCTCAAAAACAATCTCCTCCCTTGCATGCAGCGACCACTTAACTCTAATAACCTGAAATTCATGTAGTCAGTAGGAGATAAATTTACTTTGGATGCAATTTTACAGTAAACACAGTTCAATCCAAATGCGACCTAAAACTTCCACACAAGCAGATCATAAGGGACTGAAACAAATAATGCACAAGGAAACTATTCTATGTACATAATTCTTCAATCATTGGCATTACACATGCTCAACGAAACTTGCCATGATTGGCTCTTTAATGTTGTTCtgaaattttgaagaaactaatgCCTCTAAGAATGGGTTGGAAGGCAGACCTGTCTTGATAATCTCCTGATTTCCTGGTTGAGGATTATACCAAATAGATTTGGATCTTCTTGGTTCCTCCTATGCACAAAGAAAGAGCCTTGATAAAACAGTGTGACAGAAAGGGCAATAACCTATCCTATAATAACAATCAAGTGTAAGATACCTGTCCACAAACTTCAATTCCACTTCATCAGCAACACCAAATATTGATTTACGAAATAATCTTGACATTGAAGAACATCAAGTTGATATCAATCACCATGATAGTAACCAATGAGCAAATCTATAAGTATGAATTTTTATACTACTTAGACCAACTCAGAGGTGCATACTCGTAACTATAATGATATGAAAGAATGATTATTACCTGTCATCCCAACGTAATTTTTATACTACTTAGACCAACTCAGAGGTGCATACTCGTAACTATAATGATATGAAAGAATGATTATTACCTGTCATCCCAACGTGCTAGGCGGCTGGCTAAATGTGCAATTATCTCATGTACTGTCCTTGGTGTATTATAACAACCAGCAAAAAGAAGTTCCTGGAATGAAGAAATCACGCATACTAGACTATAAGAGTAGAACaattaaagttaataaaagACAATAATGATAAAATAGATATTTCTAAATAATCTACAgtcttcacaaaaaaaaaaaacaaaaaacaaaaaacaaaaaacaaaataaaaaacaaaaaacaaaacaaaacaaaaaaaaaacaaaaaacaaaaacaaaacaaaaaaaaaaNNNNNNNNNNNNNNNNNNNNNNNNNNNNNNNNNNNNNNNNNNNNNNNNNNNNNNNNNNNNNNNNNNNNNNNNNNNNNNNNNNNNNNNNNNNNNNNNNNNNNNNNNNNNNNNNNNNNNNNNNNNNNNNNNNNNNNNNNNNNNNNNNNNNNNNNNNNNNNNNNNNNNNNNNNNNNNNNNNNNNNNNNNNNNNNNNNNNNNNNNNNNNNNNNNNNNNNNNNNNNNNNNNNNNNNNNNNNNNNNNNNNNNNNNNNNNNNNNNNNNNNNNNNNNNNNNNNNNNNNNNNNNNNNNNNNNNNNNNNNNNNNNNNNNNNNNNNNNNNNNNNNNNNNNNNNNNNNNNNNNNNNNNNNNNNNNNNNNNNNNNNNNNNNNNNNNNNNNNNNNNNNNNNNNNNNNNNNNNNNNNNNNNNNNNNNNNNNNNNNNNNNNNNNNNNNNNNNNNNNNNNNNNNNNNNNNNNNNNNNNNNNNNNNNNNNNNNNNNNNNNNNNNNNNNNNNNNNNNNNNNNNNNNNNNNNNNNNNNNNNNNNNNNNNNNNNNNNNNNNNNNNNNNNNNNNNNNNNNNNNNNNNNNNNNNNNNNNNNNNNNNNNNNNNNNNNNNNNNNNNNNNNNNNNNNNNNNNNNNNNNNNNNNNNNNNNNNNNNNNNNNNNNNNNNNNNNNNNNNNNNNNNNNNNNNNNNNNNNNNNGAATTTTTATACTACTTAGACCAACTCAGAGGTGCATACTCGTAACTATAATGATATGAAAGAATGATTATTACCTGTCATCCCAACGTAATTTTTATACTACTTAGACCAACTCAGAGGTGCATACTCGTAACTATAATGATATGAAAGAATGATTATTACCTGTCATCCCAACGTGCTAGGCGGCTGGCTAAATGTGCAATTATCTCATGTACTGTCCTTGGTGTATTATAACAACCAGCAAAAAGAAGTTCCTGGAATGAAGAAATCACGCATACTAGACTATAAGAGTAGAACaattaaagttaataaaagACAATAATGATAAAATAGATATTTCTAAATAATCTACAgtcttcacaaaaaaaaaaaacaaaaaacaaaaaacaaaaaacaaaataaaaaacaaaaaacaaaacaaaacaaaaaaaaaacaaaaaacaaaaacaaaacaaaaaaaaaaacaaaacaaaacaaaaagttaattaaaactACGGAGTATAAGATCCAGTGCACAttctatttaatgtttaaaCCCAAAAGGCACAAATGATAATGGCCACAGAAACAAGGGGAAAAAGTCCTTGAAAGAGAATACCTGAACTTCTGTAATTCCCAAAACATTCACACCTTTTGCTGATCCTTTGATATGCAAAGCAGTAATTAGAAAGTTCTGAACTTGGAAAGAACGAAGTACAATAGGAATGTCATCTTCATCATGATATGGATCGCCAGCAGATTGCCCCAACAGCTCAAATAATAACCCTCCAGCCACCCTGACTGGAACCTGAACAAATTTAAAGCACATCAAAATGGCACCACAACACCATCTTCAAGCCCCTAAAAGTAATTTCCCTCTATCCCTCATATGATGGCATTGCTTATTTGCTATGTTAAAGAACATGATAAGATCAGAGACTTGATGCCTATGACACTCGGATTTTATGTTGTTAACTTTATAAGTATGCTATTATATATTCTGTAATTTTGTTATCATGGTTTGAAAAATCTCAAATTGAATATATGATTAACAGTATACTTATAGTTCAAGAAGTTTATGAAGGATATTCCTACTCAAGGCAATATTTCTACTTAAGG
It includes:
- the LOC116032313 gene encoding uncharacterized protein LOC116032313; amino-acid sequence: MGFTMGLNMLLLMAMVATNILSLYHLSSNIQSISPAANVAAVPDHLIRQLQTIRATINHLTSLQSPAPPSSRKPSVSIPSDLLLYAHMSPIASACKDYPDLLHQYMNYTPFALCPADSAIADSLILRGCHPLPRRRCFSRTATAAPTSLPKNPFSSLPENAVIWKNYNCKSFSCLAKSNPGMGFDMKIEQSRFFSSKSDLDLPIPQLLQIAKSAKSVIRLGLDIGGGTGTFAAQMKLQNMTVVTTTMNLGAPYNEAVALRGLVPLHVPLQQRLPVFDGVMDLVRCGHAVNRWIPATMMEFLFFDVDRVLRGGGYFWLDHFFSKKVDLEKVFQPLIWKLGYKKVKWAVADKTDTAGVKNQEVYLTALLQKPVSR
- the LOC116032314 gene encoding pterin-4-alpha-carbinolamine dehydratase 2, mitochondrial; translated protein: MSMIRILHSRLSSLSNTQVPLKASSHGFSKPHGRSSISLAGILQVHVGVTSNRNIYNGIRAFCTTEDLSIKKCVPCNTKDLRPMTEEAANTLMSQVPEWSLVNDGGILKLHRSWKVKTFIKGLNFFELVGCLAETEGHHPDLHLVGWNNVKIDIWTHAVGGLTENDFILAVKIDRLNVKELLRREVAKPTVPSS
- the LOC116032315 gene encoding coatomer subunit zeta-1-like; amino-acid sequence: MDYCPSVKNVLLLDSEGKRVAVKYYTDDWPTNAAKEAYEKAIFAKTQKTNARTEAEITMFENNIVVYKFVQDLHFFVTGSEEENELILATVLQGFFDAVGILLRGMVEKSEALDNLDLILLCLDEIVDGGIVLETDANVIAGKVASNSLDAAAPLTEQTISQAFATAREHLTRSLLK
- the LOC116032316 gene encoding uncharacterized protein LOC116032316, with amino-acid sequence MGEGRLRKPESRRGNYSKDTVTRSELWIDGLICAFEFVKGQSKAGRTRSYSKAVSRSETDDRDGKTQACSYGRHNEATAQSSNGESLLESASLIEPGNQENTPGDETYNLAGSHWVPIGWARISELVQKVQVDAEFSGQQFDFRDGEDDLTVADVAAPYWERPGGPIWWCHVAAGHPFVDSWLTNADWLHPAISNALRDETRLISEKMKHLLYEVPVRVAGGLLFELLGQSAGDPYHDEDDIPIVLRSFQVQNFLITALHIKGSAKGVNVLGITEVQELLFAGCYNTPRTVHEIIAHLASRLARWDDRLFRKSIFGVADEVELKFVDRRNQEDPNLFGIILNQEIRRLSRQVIRVKWSLHAREEIVFELLQHLRGSATRSLLEGIKKSTREMIEEQEAVRGRLFTIQDVMQSNVRAWLQDRSLTVTHNLAVFGGCGLVLTIITGLFGINVDGIPGAENTPYAFGLFTGILVFLGILLIIVGSIYLGLRKPFREEQVEVRKLELQELVKMFQHEAETHAQVRQPLSRHNLPPTAGDRFAERADFVLIT